A region of the Scatophagus argus isolate fScaArg1 chromosome 6, fScaArg1.pri, whole genome shotgun sequence genome:
GTTCAGCTGAGCTTTGTCTGTGTCTTCCATTATGGCCTGCAGCCGTCGTTTAAACCTGGGCTCAAACCTCACGTCGTCTTCTAAAACAAGAACTCTCTCAAGGCCACGTTCCAACACCTGATGGTCAGATTTTCCAGATTATTACCATGATTTGGAGCCACAAATGATCACTAAACcaaatgattttgttgttcttttcatcCAAATATGTAGTATAATACAGATTTAATTAATAATAGCATTTTGAAAGAGAGTTTCCTGCCTTTTCACGCATATTTACTTTCAGGCAAACCGGCTCTGCGCTGCCACAAGATCTTCAACCATCACTGTTCACTAATCAAACCTCTTCCCTGCTCTCACCTGCATCCATATAGAGTGATGGCTGAGGAAGCAACCGATCTCCCCCCTGGTCAGGACTCGACCAGAGTAAGGGTCCTTGTAGTGTGGCAGCATCTCTATTCCCAACGCCTGCAGCTGGGATGTATTGAGAGCCCTGGGAGAGAGGGAGTATAGGAATGTAAGAGCAGTAGAAGGATATTTTTCAACATGCGCTTGTGATTATGCAGCAGAGTCTGTTGTCAGTATAAACAACTTCACAGCAAAGTCAAACTCGGCAAGCTGCAACAAGTAATACATTttcccaaacaaacaaaggctggAAGAGGGATTAAGACATTCTCAAAAGTGGATTAAAGTAAGCGCTGAGGAGGGAAAGCAAGTCAAGCATATTGCTACTGCGCACCAAATCACTGTTTGGACAGCATACTTGGATAAAGATgtcagaaacagcagcaacacatgagagacagacaactgGGCGTCATCTTAGTTGACATTCAGGGAGCGCAGTCACATGCTTTAGGACGAAAAACGTTACTGTTGTTATTATACAAAAAACTCCAAAAGACTTTTGTTTCAGGATCAAATCAACTTCTGGGTCAGTTCATGCAGAGGAGTGCATGCAGGGGCATGTGATTGTGACCTACTTGCCATCCACTGCGTCTGTCAGCGTTGCATGCAGACCCAGCGAAGCCATTGTTTTCAGCATCCTGGTTCTTCTGTCCAGTCTGCGTTTCAGGTTGATCAGGAAAATCTAAACATTTAAGTAGAGAAATTAGAGTCATGTTCCTTTGCTCTGAAACCTCATTCTGTAAGTGTATTTTCTCTTAAGTGTTTTGTTCTCTGATAGAACAGAAGTTAGGATCAGACAGTTATCAGGCGAACGGCAAGGGCAAAGGAAGGAACACAAACATGGAAAAAcggaaagaagaagaagtgctacaaaaacaggaagtgggagTTTCTGataaacagtaaatatacagAGATACAGAAGCTGAAAGGCTCAGCACACTCATAACTCACTTCATCAAAGCCTATGGTGTCCTGCGGTGATGGTGGAGAGTACAGGTACTCAGAGGGCTCTATGTCGTGGTCAACTGTGGACAGAGAGGCAAGATtagaaaaagactgaatttccctctggattGTGGTGGTTCATTTAATTTGGTTTATTTAGAAtctgagcagagagaagagaagcgACGGAggaaacagagagtgagagcGAGGTGGAGGTTGAAAagtagagagagggaggaggaggagaaggaggacactgtgtggaggaggtgggatTAAAGCAAAAAAGTTTGACAGGATGCAATCATGAAGGGTCACAGAGGTcaagaaggaaaagaaacaaaccaagagtGATAGATAGTAAATTCACAACAgctggaaagtgtgtgtgtgtgtgtatgtgtgtgtgtgtgtgtgtgtgtgtgtgtgtgtgtgtgtgtgtgtgtgtgtactcactcAAAGCCTCCGTGATGGTGTGTATGAAACTCTCACTTTCGTCTTCCACATTCTGCTGAGCTTTGAGAGGAACAGGCAGGAAACCGTAGTGCTCTCtgttacacacatacatctgaacacctggaacacacacacacacacacacagggtttcgGAAATACATCTTCTTGAcccaaacatttcaaacaaaatatgcaaattagaCCACCCACCTCATCCCACAGACTACATGCTACACCAGAGCAAATAAAAACTCCCACAACAAATCAACTTTTGTTGTACACTGATGTGTTATTGTTATGCATAAATCATACTTAGTAAATGAACAATGGATATGGTTAGGATGGTATGACACAAAGCCAGCAATGGGAGAGGATCCTTTTGACATCTCATATTTTTCTTgagataaataataaacagtgCATTGATTGCTTTGAGGGATAAAAGACACTGTGTTGCCCTCTGAGGCCACTGTCATACAGGCTTCACCAGACGGAGAAATTTACGCAATCAAGATGAACAACTACGGTACATCAGTGTGTCTGTCCATCAAAACGAAAGAGGCGTCAGTTAATAAATTATGAGAAATGACCACCATTTTATGAGAAATTTAAACTAGGTTCAATTTAATCACGCAATTTAATACTTCATTTAAGAGTTTTTTGATGGATGACATATCAATTACTTTTAAGATTTCAGTTTTGGATTTTTGGATTTCATATTCCAGCACAATATGGGTTCAGATATGTTTATTTAAAGCAAGTCTATGTAACTTTCAATGAAAAGTGGCTGCTGTGGTTACTAGTGATATTTAAAGGATAACAGTGTTGTTAAAATGTGGTGTCGCAGTAGCAGAAGTCAGCGTAGCCTATAGTGGATCATTATCTAACACTGGCCAGCATTAGCTACCACAAGCTATCGGTCACAGCAGACCAGTCGAGGCTGCAGGAACAGTGTTTTAACACTAATGATTTCAACATTTTACTtatagtaagtaagtaagtcaaaatttaaatatttttaatatgatgCTATATGTTAACATGAACTATTGTTGTGTTGTAGCAAATTAGCTAGACAGAAGAAATCATGCTTAGTGTTTGTATTAGTGTTAGTGTTTGTATGAATGCTTTTATGTGTTCACATTTAGTTGAAGGGCAAATACCACCCTTGTTGTCTGTGAAATGGATCGCTTTTTAATGGCTCTGTTTGTTTCCCTACGGATCATTACTCACGTCAAACACAGAAATCTGTAACCCCTGAGTTCTGTTGCACACTTGCAAACAGTCAAGACAAACACATGGATCCATTTTACTCTGCTTCGACTCATCTGCCCTAATCTGACACATGTGCAGAAAACCAGTAAAAATCCCTCAGTGTtacacagcagtacacacacgCAGAATAAAACCTGTCTGTAATCGACTGTGAACGAATTAAAGAAGTCCCCGACAGGTCTCAGGTCGGCAAAGTGAAGCTGTTGTGTGGCATTTGCAGCCCTGCTAACAGATGTGGCAGTTTGTTGTGAGTCCAGTTCTCAAACCAACCTGCTTGACGTGCCGAGAAAGCAAATACCATGATGTCATCGAACGCCCAGCTGTAGTCCGGGTGAGGAGGGTAGAAGGCCAAGTCCCTGCTGGATTCACGACGCAGGTCTAATAAGAAGGTGCTGTGCACCATGGGAACGGGGAAACAGCCAAGCCGCTTCCACTCCCTGATCGGCTGGTAGTCAGGGGTTCGCTTATAGTAACcctgacagagaggagggagatgaaaagCGCCACGTTCAGGTAATGAATCAAGCTGAGTGGTTGGCTAAGATGAACAAGTCCAGACTGTACCTGTGGGGTGATGCCACACCAGAAGTTGGAGTACAGCGAGCGCGACTCCAACATGGGAGCCACCAGCGTCAAGTTTTCAGCCATCAGCAGGCTGAGCACACGAGGGTTGGTCAACAGGTTGTCGCTGTCTACAAACTAAAGAGTCAGTGGGACTAGTCACTCACCAAATATAAATTCTGAATCTAAATTGGAGAGACTTGTGGTTTAtctttaaagtgaaaaacagaaccaacataaacactgacagtgttATTATTCTATAGCCATTATATTATGCAGTCTATATTTACATGACAATGTCAGgttaaagcaaaacatttgtgtATAGACAgttcaacaaataaataatccaatttaattaattaaaacagtCTAAGAAGAATcaatcaacaaacaacaaatataacCATCAGatactgcagtgtgtttcacaTGAGGTTAACAGTCAAAACCAAACCACTATGACACAGCATGGTGGGAGTCCAGTCTGATCACTGATGTCATGCCTCCTGATTGGCATTCACAATGACTTCATCAGCTGTGTGGCCATCAGCTGACTACTAGTAACCAATCATACTGATGCAGATGTGTAGTGTTGGTATTACAAACAGCTGCTTGTCACTATTACTCCGCTGATACTCCAGCCCTACTTCCCCCTCAGAAGTCTCCTCCTTATGTGCCACACAATTGGCTCTGTTTATTTAACTATGACTAAAATGTTCTGTTCTTGtacatatagatagatataaaaCTACATATCCAATGCTTGATATCTCCTAATGTTTTATATCATGTTTATTCAATTTTAAGAAGTATTTAAGTCTTACTAGTATGAAGTCAGCCCATCGTTCCCTGGCAGCCTTCAGCGCCGCCTGTCtcagcttcatcacatggttgAACCTTGAAGGAGGCCAGTGCTTCGGACCCCACTCATCTGTGTAGGATCTGACACATGAGATAAAAGGTGCTTAATTATCTTCAAACGTTTTATTACAAATTCTTTGAATAGAACAGAACAAATCAAGGATAGAATCAAAGTCTGAATGACTTTGAATAGATGCTAATTCGTGATATTTTGTGGAAAGCGTGACTCACTTGGGCTCCTCCATGGGTCTCCACTCCACATAGTGGTAGAGATGCTGGGCTCTCTTTAGCCATTCTCTCAACATGGCAGTGGTGTTGTCCACATTGTGGTCTGTTGCTGCCCTGAAAACACCAACGCAGACAACACATGATGTCAATCAGATTAGGCAAACTCCTGACAATCTATCGCATAACATAACAGCCATAGACAGATTTACAGTGCCTGTCAGTAATCTGTAAACAGCTGTCCCTGTAGAGAAGCAAGCCTCTTGGCATGTCAGGACTGTTTTCAGGGTTGTGAAAAGATAAGAGGATGCGGAGCCATGAACATAACGCAGAAAGCTGCAGACTGTCATTACCTTGGAAGAGTTTATGACACCCCGAGCCATCCATGACATTCAGACAGCATCTTATGGAAGAAAATGTTCTGGCTCCTAGATTTGTTACAACAGACTACCTCAGCTCTGCAAAAGCTTCTGCAGTGCAGAATTAACTGGACTGACATGACAAAGTTTGAGTagtcacagagcagagagacactCACTCTGGGTAACAACAAGCACTGAACTCTCAAAACGGCTTCTCTATCAACTTCTGTGGATGCTGGACAATCAGCGAAAATGATTTTACTTCATCCGTACGTGAATATTGATGCACTCTGTGTCAAAACACCAGcatacatggacacacactcgTACCTGGAAGTAGATGATGTCAGTGTAAAAGTCAGAACATTTGCAGCTGCTTATTTGTAACTCCTGCGGTTTGCACTCTGCTTTGCTGTTTCGTCACAGAGATTTCCACTCAGAGAAGACACTGTGGctactgtgagtgtgtttatataaattaaaactgtaaaaagaaaatcatcttgTGCAGTTCGCTATCACTTCTACACATCTGAGCTCCAGAAGAATAAATATCACCTGTCACCTGACTTTTAATCGCCTATTAAACAGGAAAGgtcaacagacacacagacactgagtGGGATGGAGTTTTCCACTGCTTGCTGTAATATTCCTTGCTGTACTCGCTCCAAAATCGCACCCAATTTTAGACTGGCTGGACAgagatagaaacacacacacacacacacacttgtgcactGTCTCCTTGTACTTTCAGTAAGTACACTCTCAACATAGAAAATAACAGTGTTGACACTCTTCATTCACCCCCATTTTGGACAAATAGCAATACAGAGACACctgttttcacacagacatgcacacagatgcttTTTatcctcacacaaacacatgcaggaaTCACACATAAACGTGCACAGTCTTGCATTACACACATGGATTAGTCAGAAAGAGGTGGAGTGTTCTTATGTTTGGAATTTCAATAATCTCCAGTCAGACAGATAAATAGCTCATCAGACACAGAACCAGCAGCTGGCCTGATGGAGACACAGTGGTCAATAATTTTAattgtgcgtgtgcgtgcgtgcctACACTTGCAGATGTGTGACAAAAAACTGagaatgttgtttttacaacaGTGTGACTGGTGATTTATTGGTTGCACAAGTGGTGGTTTACAATTTTAATTGTgtctgtttaaatgtgtgtaaaaggTTCAAAACGTGTGCATGCAAGGACATGCACATGTGTATTAGCACATAACTGTCCATGAGAGTAATTAAAGGAGTAAgcagttggttttttttttatcgcaGGCTAAAAACATGCTGAAACATCTGACCTCTTTGATAATGAGTGGATGTgtacacatatttacacacttCAACACAAAGTGCACATCActtggaaaaataaatgtgttccTGCATGCCATCCTCCAGTGACGGACTCAGCTGCAGGCAGGGATTTAGAAAGAGGGAACTTCTGGTACAGCAGGTGGAAACAAACAGCATACATTTGTGTATGTTTACGGCTACATGAGACTGAAAAAAGCAGGGATTTGTGTTTGCATAACTTTTAATGGCAAACATACACTGGAAATGGGCAGATTTGTTCTAATCCAAACATGAAGACTGCTAAATGATCAGACTAAGTTTGATTTACAGATATAACAATAAAATGCTAATGATGCTCTTTATTGGGCCCACTAAATCAGAGGGAATATGAGTCTCACCACagtcatttttgtattttacagGCTCTTCTTGGCAGGACATATGCTTCCTGTGCCCAGGTACTCAGTCAATGGAGGTTAAAGGTTGTCTacagaagaacagaaagtcGAAGGATGGAACAGGTTTTATCCATAAAAGGGAAGCATTACCGTAACTCTGCTGTGGATGGTACATACCTTCATTGTTAGGGTTGTTTATTGGCTGGTTTTTCACCAGCACACCCCTCACTGCTCAGTCCCTCGCTTTTCCAGCATTACACCTTTGTGTGCCTCATGCCTCATTATGTGAAACTTAGCAATGTattcatcaaaacaacaaattgaGTGTTTCAGTTTGTGGGCCTGCAAGAAAAAAAGCTTGAAGTAACTTCTGATTGAGGTGTCTCACCTCCATCTTTTATCTATTTCATCTATTTTTACTATAATTTatatcacttttatttatttgtgcttgTCTTCCCTCAGGAGGCAACTATGTTCTCGTTCTCCTCTATTTCCTCTACCTTGAGGCAAAATAAGCCACAGCAGCTTTACTGTACTGCACTCTGACCTCAGCGCCAAGTCACATTAGCCTCCTTGCCAAACACTTCATCTGTACTGAGCTGATCTCTCAGCTGATGAAACTACAGCAACTGTAGTAAATGTGGTGACACATGCACGTCTTTACACTTCTAACAGCATTTCATGGATGTCTCTGACAATAGTCTAATCTCTGCACACCTCaatacctctctctctttccctgttCGGCATCTGCTCATTCTCATTCCTGTTTTGAAGTTTACAGTAAACTGGAGCCTCATTATTCTATTGCCTGCAGCTCTGAGGTTGGGCTTCCTCTCCCTTTTTGTCTTTATGATCAGCATCTGGACAACACATGCTTCCCTAGGCCTCACCTACACATCACAccactccctctctctatcaCTTCATCCATTTATTCTTCCCTTGTTACCTAATCTTTGTGCACTACACCATCAGTCCTTTTACCGAATTACATACCTTAATCCCTTTTGTCATCTTTGGTCCCTCTTGTGCACATCTCAGTGCATCCACATACAGTATCACCTGTCCTTGCTGCAGTAACAAGTGTACAGTTTAGTCATCATTATAGAATAGACATAATAGCAAACTAGAAGACAAAACATGTAGTTTGACGATAAATGTCAGATAAATATTGAAACAAATGTGTATATTGCAGCTGTAAGAATAAAAACTGCTATAAAACCTGTTTGGTTTGGTCATATTGCACTGCTTGCAGCAACCTTGCAATAAAACGTAGTTATACATTGATCATGTCTGCATCTGCATCCCCTAACATGATTATTAACCCACCGCATCACTCTCTCTGGGTCTCACCCTCCCACTTATTAGGGATACTACAGGAGTGTGTCAGATAACAGGGTGCGTGCTGAAGGCTGACATCTGGCCTTAAACACAGAGGCTTGTCCCTGAGACTGGCCCTTTTAAGTAAACACAGGTCTGAAAGGCTCCAGCAGGCCAGTGTCAGTTGACTGTTGATCAAATAAACTATCTAATATCACTGCCAATAATGACTGGGTGTTGCATATAATTAAGAAGCAAGAATGACTCTTTCAGAGCTCAGTGCGGATGCCTTTATAACATAATAACCATGCCAGTGTGTGTATTGACTTAGTAGTATCTCGTGTGCAGGCTGACGTGGCTGCAGGCTTCTTGATGGTATAGTGgggcaaaagagaaagaggaggggtgAAATGGTAGAGAGAGACGAAAGGGAAAAGGGACAAGAAGAGTGGGAGGGGAGCGGGAAAGAGTGTTGGTGAGGCACAACCTCCTGGCTGACATTCCTCATGACTCCCAGGGTCAACAAAAGCAGCCAAGTCCCACAGACTTGCACTGAAGTGTAAAATTCAATGTTCATATTCAACACTAGAAAAGGATATTCATCCGGTaactgtgaatatttttaaaaaacgtTACTGCTGACTGTAGGTAGCAGACAAGCTGAGACCACCCTGACCTCTACTTCTGGAGGCAGGGATTAAACAAGAGGTGGCACCTACACAGACCAGAGTCACCCCCTTCTCTTTGAAGGTATAAGTCATGGAAACAGGACTCCAAGAAAGTAGCCATTAATTCcaattaaagtgaaaaaaaaaaacattattcaaCCAGCATATTTTCACCAAAAAAGTTTTTCTGTCATGATGTCACTGAAATGATTTCACGCGCTTGCCTAGTGTTTCTAAGCTCTGTGAAAGCGTTACAGTAAATTTTCATGGTTTGAAAGcacataataaaatgaataatgacCCCTGTTTGCAGCCCCAAGTGTCAGGTTTTATTGAATTCTCTaattcaaacaaacataaatttgGGTGGCAGAACATTTTAGCTCCAGGACCATAGTTGATCACTGAAACTCACATCAAGCTCTCTTAGTACATGCATGGCCTCCCATCTGTAGCATTACACCAGGGGAGGTTGCTCTGGCCCTGAGCATTTAAGGAATTTGGTTTCGGGGGTCTAAAGGTATGATGTTACCATTTGCTAACAATCTGCTTTTGTATGTTCCCAGTCCGGTACCTTCTGTCCCTGAAGTTCTAAACGAATTTGGTAAACTACTAAGTTCAGTCTGCATAAGTGGAAACTTCTCCCAGTTAATTTCCATACTGTCTTTAATTTTAGACGGGCAGATGAGTTTGACCCCAACCCTAAACTAACACTTTTTTAGATCTCTCGTGCACACAGGGAACAAATTGTGTAGAAATCCAAAGCAAGTTCAGTTATGCAGCTACAGCAACTTACAGTATATGAAACACAATCATGTTGTGAAAGACAACATGAGAGCataaggaagagagagagagaaagtgagtaAATACTCAAAGAAACAGATGGAAGAAGTGATGGTGGAACAGAAGGATGtcaggaaagaggaaggaaatgagagagggTGGAGGCAGGGATGGAGTAGGAACACAGTGCTTATGCAGTGAAACTGATGACACACGCAAaggaacagacagacaaatggtGCTTAAACATGAGCACCAGTGTTTCTAATGAATACTCCACTGTTCATGAACACACTCCTCTAAACACCTCAGCTAAAGGATGAACAGTGGACCTGTTTCaacctctctctcactcattctATTACTCCCTCTACCTAATCTCTTGCTGTATCCAGGCCTCCTCCCACTCCAGATGAGAGTGCTCATACCAAGATAGCACTGCGTTTCAGTGTTCGCCAACTCTATCATCCCTGTGCTTCTCCAGGCTCTGACAATACTGCTGGAAGTGTGCAGGAACACATGGGGCACCTAAGCAAGAATTCACAGTCCAGAGCCAAGTCCACAAAAGACTTCAGGGAAGAGGCAGAGAGTATATTTCTGTATATTTCAAACAGCAAAATTACaattcttctgttttatttacatttttgttgttgttgtttgatttcTCATTTACTTCAACAATGTAAATGTCTGTTTCCCATTTGAATGAAGccatttgaatttgaatttgacagagacagagtgagtgagagagaaaaatcaaaaatggcTCAGGAACGGGAAAATTAAttgcctttgttttctgcaCTTGATAGAACTAATATGTCAGGTCAACAAAAAAACTTTCCCATGAATGTCTTCTTGGTACAGGGCAGAGAGGATAAGGTTGGCCGACTGGCAGGTCCGACATCATCAGCTGCATCCCTTCAGCCTCACAGAGGTTGCTGGTTGAGGCTCGGTGAAGGGCTGGCACAGTTTAGCCTCTGAAGTCACTGTGTTTGGAAAACTGACTTTGGGCCACATAGTAATTTCTGCTCCACACCTCATCATTATGTGTGAAATATCTTTATTTCCACAGATACTCGTAAGGTATTTGAGCTGcgcaattaaaaaaaaatgacacaatacATCTAAAGTTAGACTGAGCACTCATCTCAAAGTGATGTGTCAACATGTGCTTAGTGTACTGTTCACaccagaacagaaaaaaacacatcgATCTACCACATCATTGCTGCAAGACATGCTTCTTTATTACGATGAACACAGGCACTCCAGTTTATTTTGAGCAAATGACACATTCACTGTCCTACTGCTGTAAACACTCACTAGACTACCAAATGTGTATCCATCCACAGCTAAAAACAGTCCCCATCACTTGCActatttactcctgtttgaTTAACATTTGTTAAAAACTACCGTTCCCAGTTGTTTGACGAATTCACTGagctttttttggttttcaagATTATACTTTGAACTACTTTTAAAGATGTACTTTTTCAGCAGAAGGAAATCAGCTTGAAGAAAATGGTCAGGGGACTTTGTTCAAACAAAAAGACCCATACCAAAAATCTTCTGAACAAATACTCCCTAATGAGATTTGTTTACATGAAGAATATTATGGAATATCAGTATCATTCCACTCTTGTGCCCTTGgtcttttaattattaaaagGCTTAAACTATTTGCATCTGTAAATGAGCgtttggctttgatgtcctcTG
Encoded here:
- the colgalt2b gene encoding procollagen galactosyltransferase 2, whose protein sequence is MRTVGTVGAVVLWALLVALVPGGVSELVTLVQDPVKSESTLLKPKVMIAIVARNAAHSLPHYLGCIEGLEYPKERIAIWAATDHNVDNTTAMLREWLKRAQHLYHYVEWRPMEEPKSYTDEWGPKHWPPSRFNHVMKLRQAALKAARERWADFILFVDSDNLLTNPRVLSLLMAENLTLVAPMLESRSLYSNFWCGITPQGYYKRTPDYQPIREWKRLGCFPVPMVHSTFLLDLRRESSRDLAFYPPHPDYSWAFDDIMVFAFSARQAGVQMYVCNREHYGFLPVPLKAQQNVEDESESFIHTITEALIDHDIEPSEYLYSPPSPQDTIGFDEIFLINLKRRLDRRTRMLKTMASLGLHATLTDAVDGKALNTSQLQALGIEMLPHYKDPYSGRVLTRGEIGCFLSHHSIWMQVLERGLERVLVLEDDVRFEPRFKRRLQAIMEDTDKAQLNWDLIYVGRKRMQVQQPEKSVDGVNNLVEADYSYWTLGYALSQQGARKLLAADPFTRMLPVDEFLPIMFNKHPNTEYMTHFEPRDLKAFSVEPLLIYPTHYTGEPGYISDTETSTIWDDEAVATDWDRQHARKTEQQGRIRPVAQNSVTGDSPPPAARASRDEL